From one Triticum urartu cultivar G1812 chromosome 3, Tu2.1, whole genome shotgun sequence genomic stretch:
- the LOC125542695 gene encoding protein NRT1/ PTR FAMILY 6.1, with translation MEEPTHTPPRNKAKKEIKSPPPPPLTMSSLSLQRKKLGSHFLESDERRRFYGASAAIGTTPLDIRGAPIPERDLARTGGWVAAFFIFGNETAERMAYYGLSVNMVVFMFKVMHLPFAASANAVNNFLGISQASSVLGGFLADAYLGRYWTIAAFTTLYLLGLIALTLCATLPALAPAQDGCDKLAMLLGGCAPAQRWQMAYLYTALYVTAFGAAGIRPCVSSFGADQFDDRSAGYKGRLDRFFNLFYLAVTVGAIAAFTLVVYIQMHRGWAAAFGALALAMGASNALFFAGTPLYRHKAPGGSPLTRVAQVLVAAFRKRNADFGDGGYVGLYEVAGAKSAIRGSGKIEHTDDFRWLDKAALRLDDDGEEEEQEEDPWRLCTVTQVEEVKILVRLLPVPACTVMLSVVLTEFLTLSVQQAYTLNTGLLAGAVRLPVTCMPVFPCLAIFLVLALYYQTFAPLARRITGHPHGASQLQRVGLGLVFSILSVAWAGAFERYRRRYAVEHGYLGLFLTPMPGLSAYWLLIQYCLIGVAEVFCLVGLIEFLYQEAPDAMRSVGSAYAAVAGGMGCFMATALNNAVDAATGDAVNGRPSWLAQNINVGRFDYLYWLLAVLSTLNFAVFLYFASIYKYRTPPPTTAGTNGSSKGEVSVVSDHK, from the coding sequence ATGGAGGAGCCAACACATACACCACCGCGCAACAAGGCCAAGAAGGAGAtcaagtcgccgccgccgccgcccctcacGATGAGCTCGCTCTCGCTGCAGCGCAAGAAGCTCGGCTCCCACTTCCTCGAGAGCGACGAGCGCCGCCGCTTCTACGGCGCGTCCGCTGCGATCGGCACGACGCCGCTGGACATCCGGGGCGCGCCGATCCCGGAGCGCGACCTCGCGCGCACGGGCGGCTGGGTGGCCGCCTTCTTCATCTTCGGCAACGAGACGGCGGAGCGGATGGCCTACTACGGCCTCAGCGTCAACATGGTGGTCTTCATGTTCAAGGTCATGCACCTCCCCTTCGCCGCCTCCGCCAACGCCGTCAACAACTTCCTCGGCATCTCCCAGGCCTCCTCCGTGCTCGGCGGCTTCCTCGCCGACGCCTACCTGGGCCGCTACTGGACCATCGCCGCCTTCACCACGCTCTACCTGCTGGGCCTCATCGCGCTCACGCTCTGCGCCACGCTGCCCGCGCTCGCGCCGGCGCAGGACGGGTGCGACAAGCTCGCCATGCTGCTCGGCGGCTGCGCGCCGGCCCAGCGGTGGCAGATGGCCTACCTCTACACGGCGCTCTACGTCACGGCGTTCGGCGCCGCGGGGATCCGGCCCTGCGTGTCCTCGTTCGGCGCCGACCAGTTCGACGACCGGAGCGCGGGCTACAAGGGCCGGCTCGACCGCTTCTTCAACCTCTTCTACCTCGCCGTCACGGTGGGCGCCATCGCCGCCTTCACGCTGGTGGTGTACATCCAGATGCACCGCGGCTGGGCGGCCGCGTTCGGCGCGCTGGCGCTGGCCATGGGCGCCTCCAACGCGCTCTTCTTCGCCGGCACGCCGCTGTACCGGCACAAGGCGCCCGGGGGCAGCCCGCTGACCAGGGTGGCGCAGGTGCTCGTGGCCGCCTTCCGGAAGCGGAACGCCGACTTCGGCGACGGCGGCTACGTGGGGCTGTACGAGGTGGCCGGGGCCAAGTCGGCGATCCGCGGCAGCGGCAAGATCGAGCACACGGACGACTTCCGGTGGCTGGACAAGGCGGCGCTCCGGCTCGACGACGACGGCGAGGAAGAGGAGCAGGAGGAGGACCCGTGGCGGCTGTGCACGGTGACGCAGGTGGAGGAGGTGAAGATCCTGGTGCGGCTGCTGCCGGTGCCGGCGTGCACGGTGATGCTGAGCGTGGTGCTGACCGAGTTCCTGACGCTGTCGGTGCAGCAGGCGTACACGCTCAACACCGGGCTCCTCGCCGGCGCCGTGCGCCTCCCGGTGACGTGCATGCCGGTGTTCCCCTGCCTGGCCATCTTCCTGGTGCTGGCGCTCTACTACCAGACCTTCGCGCCGCTGGCCCGCCGGATCACCGGCCACCCGCACGGCGCGTCGCAGCTGCAGCGGGTCGGGCTGGGGCTCGTCTTCTCCATCCTCTCCGTGGCCTGGGCCGGCGCCTTCGAGCGGTACCGGCGGCGGTACGCGGTGGAGCACGGGTACCTGGGCCTGTTCCTGACGCCGATGCCGGGGCTGAGCGCCTACTGGCTGCTCATCCAGTACTGCCTCATCGGGGTCGCCGAGGTGTTCTGCCTCGTGGGGCTCATCGAGTTCCTCTACCAGGAGGCGCCCGACGCGATGCGCAGCGTGGGGTCGGCCTACGCGGCCGTCGCCGGCGGGATGGGCTGCTTCATGGCCACAGCACTCAACAACGCCGTCGACGCGGCCACCGGCGACGCCGTGAACGGCAGGCCGTCGTGGCTGGCGCAGAACATCAACGTCGGGAGGTTCGACTACCTCTACTGGCTGCTCGCCGTGCTCAGCACGCTCAACTTCGCCGTCTTCCTCTACTTCGCCAGCATCTACAAGTACAGAACGCCGCCGCCGACCACCGCCGGCACCAACGGCAGCAGCAAGGGGGAGGTCTCGGTGGTGTCCGACCACAAGTGA